From Vitis vinifera cultivar Pinot Noir 40024 chromosome 14, ASM3070453v1, a single genomic window includes:
- the LOC100259477 gene encoding probable mitochondrial-processing peptidase subunit beta, mitochondrial, which translates to MAWKQLLTLAPRSHRRIPYSITQTMRSSSTAPAIAPSPPPPTAMVYDRLAEAVKSKLKQLENPDPRFLKHGSPHPTLSDHTKILSAPETRVTTLPNGLRVATESNLAARTATVGVWIDAGSRFETDETNGTAHFLEHMIFKGTAQRTARDLEEEIENMGGHLNAYTSREQTTYYAKVMDKDVPKALDILSDILQNSKFDENRINRERDVILREMEEVEGQTEEVIFDHLHATAFQYTPLGRTILGPAQNIKTITKAHLQNYISTHYTAPRMVIAASGAVKHEDIVEQVKKLFTKLSTDPTTASQLVVEQPAIFTGSEVRMIDDDIPLAQFAVAFNGASWTDPDSIALMVMQSMLGSWNKNAGGGKHMGSELAQRVGINEIAESMMAFNTNYKDTGLFGVYAIAKPDCLDDLAYAIMYEISKLCYRVSEADVTRARNQLKSSLLLHIDGTSPVAEDIGRQLLTYGRRIPFAELFARIDAVDASTVKRVANRFIFDRDVAIAAMGPIQGLPDYNWFRRRTYWLRY; encoded by the exons ATGGCGTGGAAGCAGCTCCTAACCCTAGCTCCTCGTTCCCACAGACGCATCCCATACTCCATCACCCAAACCATGCGATCTTCGTCAACGGCTCCGGCGATCGCCCCCTCCCCACCACCACCCACCGCCATGGTCTACGACCGCCTCGCTGAAGCCGTCAAATCCAAGCTCAAACAGCTTGAGAATCCGGACCCTCGATTCCTCAAACATGGGTCACCACACCCAACCCTAAGTGACCATACCAAGATCCTCTCCGCACCCGAAACCCGTGTCACGACTCTGCCCAACGGTCTCCGAGTCGCCACCGAGTCCAACCTCGCTGCTCGCACTGCCACCGTTGGAGTCTGGATCGACGCTGGATCGAGGTTCGAGACCGACGAGACCAACGGCACCGCTCATTTCCTGGAGCACATGATCTTTAAGGGCACAGCCCAGAGGACGGCACGAGATCTCGAGGAGGAGATCGAGAACATGGGTGGACACTTGAATGCCTATACTTCTAGGGAGCAAACCACGTACTATGCCAAGGTTATGGACAAAGATGTGCCTAAGGCGCTCGACATTTTGTCAGATATCTTGCAGAACTCCAAGTTCGATGAGAATCGGATTAATCGCGAGCGTGATGTGATTTTACGCGAAATGGAGGAg GTGGAGGGACAAACTGAGGAAGTTATTTTTGATCATTTGCATGCAACTGCATTCCAGTACACTCCCTTGGGCAGAACTATTCTTGGACCTGCTCAGAATATTAAAACAATCACCAAAGCTCATCTACAGAACTACATATCAACTCACTACACAGCTCCCAGAATG GTAATTGCTGCTTCTGGAGCTGTTAAGCATGAGGATATTGTTGAGCAAGTCAAGAAACTATTTACAAAGTTGTCAACAGATCCAACCACAGCTTCTCAATTAGTTGTGGAACAGCCTGCAATTTTTACTGGTTCTGAG GTTAGGATGATTGATGATGATATTCCTCTGGCACAATTTGCGGTTGCTTTCAATGGAGCATCATGGACAGATCCAGATTCCATTGCTTTGATGGTCATGCAGTCAATGCTGGGTTCATGGAATAAAAATGCGGGAGGTGGAAAGCACATGGG CTCTGAGCTTGCACAGAGGGTTGGAATTAATGAAATAGCTGAAAGCATGATGGCTTTCAATACCAACTATAAAGACACTGGCCTCTTTGGCGTTTATGCTATTGCTAAG CCGGATTGCTTGGACGATTTGGCCTATGCAATTATGTATGAAATAAGCAAGCTATGTTATCGAGTTTCAGAAGCTGACGTTACTCGTGCTCGTAATCAG TTGAAATCTTCTCTGCTGCTTCACATTGATGGAACCAGTCCTGTAGCTGAAGATATAGGCCGCCAG CTGCTTACATACGGCCGGAGAATCCCATTTGCTGAATTATTTGCTAGGATTGATGCTGTTGATGCAAGTACTGTCAAACGTGTTGCAAATCGGTTTATATTTGACAGG GATGTTGCAATTGCAGCAATGGGGCCTATCCAAGGTTTACCTGACTACAACTGGTTCAGACGCAGGACCTACTGGCTCCGTTACTAG
- the LOC100254365 gene encoding biotin carboxyl carrier protein of acetyl-CoA carboxylase 2, chloroplastic, whose amino-acid sequence MASSFSSSFTGVAWAQQNPSKQLQNNTQISFPRFGFQCPNQKETALPKLHAQLNEVEAEKSSNSVPLSTKLIVPSEGKYESARKISSQKNTIPDASSISAFMSQVSDLVKLVDSRDIMELELKQLGCELLIRKKEALPQPPATASVITMQPPLPHSMLPYQPPPAQVVAPASTAPSVPTPALPAPAQTSKSSHPPLKCPMAGTFYQSPGPGEPPFVKVGDKVQKGQVVCIVEAMKLMNEIEADQSGTIAEILAEDGKPVSIDTPLLVIAP is encoded by the exons ATGGCTTCATCTTTCTCCTCTTCATTTACTGGCGTTGCATGGGCTCAACAAAATCCATCTAAGCAGCTTCAAAACAATACCCAGATCTCCTTTCCCCGTTTTGGATTTCAG TGCCCTAACCAGAAGGAAACTGCACTGCCGAAGCTTCATGCACAGCTTAATGAG GTTGAAGCTGAGAAATCTTCAAATTCAGTGCCACTAAGCACCAAACTAATTGTGCCATCAGAAGGGAAATATGAGTCTGCCAGGAAAATTTCTAGCCAAAAGAACACTATTCCAGATGCATCATCAATCTCGGCATTCATGAGTCAAGTATCAGACCTTGTCAA ACTGGTGGATTCAAGAGATATCATGGAACTGGAGCTGAAGCAACTAGGTTGTGAGCtcctaataagaaaaaaagaagcttTGCCGCAGCCACCAGCCACAGCTTCTGTTATCACAATGCAACCTCCACTTCCCCACTCCATGCTTCCATACCAACCACCACCAGCCCAGGTTGTTGCTCCTGCAAGCACTGCTCCTTCAGTGCCAACACCTGCCTTACCTGCCCCTGCACAGACAAGCAAGTCGTCTCATCCACCACTGAAATGCCCCATGGCTGGAACCTTTTATCAATCCCCTGGACCAGGTGAACCTCCATTTGTGAAG GTGGGAGATAAAGTGCAGAAAGGCCAGGTTGTTTGTATTGTTGAGGCCATGAAACTAATGAATGAAATTGAA GCTGATCAATCAGGAACCATAGCTGAGATACTGGCAGAGGATGGGAAGCCAGTTAGTATAGACACG CCTCTTCTTGTCATTGCACCTTGA
- the LOC109123933 gene encoding biotin carboxyl carrier protein of acetyl-CoA carboxylase 2, chloroplastic isoform X1, which translates to MQPPLPHSMLPYQPPPAQVVARTSTAPSLPTPAPAKTSESSHPPLKCPMAGTFYRSPGPGEPPFVMVGDKVQKGQVVCIIEAMKLMNEIEADQSGTITEILAEDGKPVSIDRPLLVIAP; encoded by the exons ATGCAACCTCCACTGCCCCACTCCATGCTTCCATACCAACCACCACCAGCCCAGGTTGTTGCTCGTACAAGCACTGCTCCTTCACTTCCAACACCTGCCCCTGCAAAGACAAGCGAGTCGTCTCATCCACCACTGAAATGCCCCATGGCTGGAACCTTTTATCGATCCCCTGGACCAGGTGAACCTCCATTTGTGATG GTAGGAGATAAAGTGCAGAAAGGACAGGTTGTTTGTATTATTGAGGCCATGAAATTAATGAATGAAATTGAA GCTGATCAATCGGGAACCATAACTGAGATACTGGCAGAGGATGGGAAGCCAGTTAGTATAGACAGG CCTCTTCTTGTCATTGCACCTTGA
- the LOC109123933 gene encoding biotin carboxyl carrier protein of acetyl-CoA carboxylase 2, chloroplastic isoform X2, translating to MQPPLPHSMLPYQPPPAQVVARTSTAPSLPTPAPAKTSESSHPPLKCPMAGTFYRSPGPGEPPFVMADQSGTITEILAEDGKPVSIDRPLLVIAP from the exons ATGCAACCTCCACTGCCCCACTCCATGCTTCCATACCAACCACCACCAGCCCAGGTTGTTGCTCGTACAAGCACTGCTCCTTCACTTCCAACACCTGCCCCTGCAAAGACAAGCGAGTCGTCTCATCCACCACTGAAATGCCCCATGGCTGGAACCTTTTATCGATCCCCTGGACCAGGTGAACCTCCATTTGTGATG GCTGATCAATCGGGAACCATAACTGAGATACTGGCAGAGGATGGGAAGCCAGTTAGTATAGACAGG CCTCTTCTTGTCATTGCACCTTGA